One window from the genome of Haladaptatus paucihalophilus DX253 encodes:
- a CDS encoding Gfo/Idh/MocA family protein: protein MKFGVISTAKIGVNAVIPAIKEAGHEVTALASRSESRAATVAEQLDIPHTYGTYEGLLEDDEIEAVYNPLPNALHAEWTKRAADHGHHILCEKPLAVNAAEARETSTYCDERGVTLMEAFMYRYHPRTQRAVEIARKLDIRSLKASLRFSLDDPEDVRLDPNLAGGSLMDVGCYTVNAARLFLGEPRRVYATATDTMDCGVETELTAILEYEDGVTAVISSGFTTVGTERYRIEATNGWIEAPDAFVPSKDDETELTYRIDDRHVVEEFDPTNQYAREVDHFVESIQNGRPPVTDATDATRTLQLIDAIRESAHEREPISL from the coding sequence ATGAAATTCGGTGTCATCAGCACGGCAAAAATCGGCGTGAATGCCGTGATACCGGCCATCAAAGAGGCAGGACACGAAGTCACTGCGCTCGCGTCGCGGAGCGAATCTCGTGCTGCGACCGTCGCAGAGCAACTCGACATACCACACACCTACGGAACGTACGAGGGGTTACTCGAAGACGACGAGATAGAAGCCGTGTACAACCCCCTCCCGAACGCACTCCACGCCGAATGGACGAAGCGGGCCGCAGACCACGGGCACCACATTCTCTGTGAGAAACCCTTGGCAGTGAACGCCGCCGAAGCGCGCGAGACGAGTACGTACTGTGACGAGCGTGGCGTCACGCTAATGGAAGCGTTCATGTATCGCTACCATCCCCGAACCCAACGCGCGGTCGAAATCGCACGGAAATTGGATATCCGCTCGCTCAAAGCCAGCCTTCGATTTTCACTGGACGACCCGGAAGACGTTCGACTCGACCCGAACCTCGCGGGCGGGAGCCTGATGGACGTCGGTTGTTACACGGTCAACGCCGCACGACTGTTCCTCGGAGAACCCCGGCGCGTGTACGCGACAGCGACCGACACCATGGACTGCGGCGTCGAAACCGAACTGACAGCCATCCTCGAATACGAAGACGGTGTAACGGCGGTGATTTCCTCGGGGTTCACGACTGTCGGTACGGAACGATATCGCATCGAAGCCACCAACGGATGGATCGAAGCGCCGGACGCGTTCGTTCCATCGAAAGACGACGAAACCGAACTGACGTACCGAATCGACGACCGACACGTCGTCGAGGAGTTCGACCCGACGAATCAGTACGCCCGCGAGGTCGATCACTTCGTCGAGTCCATCCAGAACGGACGACCACCGGTAACGGACGCGACGGATGCGACGCGGACCCTCCAACTCATCGATGCCATCCGCGAAAGTGCCCACGAACGAGAACCGATATCACTATAA
- a CDS encoding M20/M25/M40 family metallo-hydrolase — MTDFETEQGDELRAFTERLCSFDTTGGNEGPAQEWLADRLSEMGFETYEWTADAERLAEHPSFPDDPVAIEHTEASADGPTLVERPSVAGVLEFGDPDDGQTLVLNGHMDVVPVARESWDTDPFEPTWEGDDLTARGAVDMKSGLASCVFAAKHLHENAEGRNLDGRLVVESVVGEEEGGLGAAAAALSNPYPFERDAAIVAEPTDLTPVVAVEGTVMKRLRITGRSAHAATRWRGESVHPHFEAIRRAFFELEAERSESVTHPLYDEFPIPWPIVVGTVEAGTWSSSVPATLTAEMRLGVAPGETVDEVEAMYEERLAEVVEESEWLRDHPPTFERFSIQFESAETDPDEPIVGALQSAMDGEGLDTTLRGETYGADSRHYVAAGIPTALFGPGTIEQAHFPNETVHWPDVVTAGTVLTETARTFLD, encoded by the coding sequence ATGACCGACTTCGAAACCGAACAGGGTGACGAGTTGCGCGCGTTCACCGAACGACTCTGTTCGTTCGACACGACGGGCGGCAACGAAGGCCCCGCACAGGAGTGGCTCGCAGATCGGCTCTCCGAGATGGGCTTCGAGACGTACGAGTGGACGGCCGACGCCGAGCGGTTGGCGGAACATCCGTCCTTCCCGGACGACCCTGTCGCCATCGAACACACCGAGGCGAGCGCCGACGGGCCGACCCTCGTCGAGCGTCCGAGCGTCGCGGGTGTCCTGGAGTTCGGCGACCCGGACGACGGCCAGACGCTCGTCCTGAACGGGCACATGGACGTGGTTCCCGTGGCCCGCGAATCGTGGGACACGGACCCTTTCGAACCGACGTGGGAGGGTGACGACCTCACCGCTCGCGGCGCGGTCGATATGAAATCCGGACTCGCGTCCTGTGTCTTCGCGGCGAAACACCTCCACGAGAACGCCGAGGGTCGGAATCTGGACGGCCGACTCGTCGTGGAAAGCGTCGTCGGCGAGGAGGAGGGCGGACTGGGTGCGGCGGCGGCAGCCCTCTCGAATCCCTATCCGTTCGAGCGCGACGCGGCCATCGTCGCCGAACCGACCGACCTCACGCCGGTCGTTGCGGTCGAGGGAACGGTCATGAAACGGCTACGCATTACTGGTCGCTCCGCGCACGCGGCCACGCGATGGCGCGGGGAGAGCGTCCACCCCCACTTCGAGGCCATCCGACGGGCGTTCTTCGAACTCGAAGCCGAGCGGAGCGAGTCCGTTACGCATCCGCTGTACGACGAGTTTCCGATTCCGTGGCCCATCGTGGTCGGGACGGTCGAGGCGGGAACGTGGTCGTCGTCCGTCCCCGCGACGCTCACCGCGGAGATGCGCCTCGGCGTCGCGCCGGGCGAAACGGTCGATGAAGTCGAGGCCATGTACGAAGAGCGGCTCGCCGAAGTGGTCGAGGAGAGCGAGTGGCTTCGTGACCATCCACCGACGTTCGAGCGGTTTTCCATCCAGTTTGAATCCGCGGAGACGGACCCGGACGAACCGATAGTCGGCGCGCTCCAGTCCGCGATGGACGGTGAGGGACTCGACACGACGCTCCGCGGCGAAACCTACGGTGCGGACTCGCGTCACTACGTCGCCGCGGGAATCCCCACGGCCCTGTTCGGACCGGGGACCATCGAACAGGCGCACTTCCCGAACGAGACCGTTCACTGGCCGGACGTCGTGACTGCAGGAACGGTCCTCACCGAGACGGCCCGAACGTTCCTCGATTAA
- a CDS encoding DUF7119 family protein, with protein sequence MTNGPGEEPPADRKSPVGKPVIRGDAAITGSHAREAKAFDPDDPESVAEAARTVRAFAGGSPGSEDNVYMLRGAAACAALVRGVGSYKEAAERAGGETTVSFIRKWARVHDLPRSIRRHVAVGHIAPTAAKHIARVDGDARYQLAWAVLDNSLTVREVRAIVSDISDGVPPERALRNHGVTLGEVTLSLPPNLYRELRREAALADEEPEHVIARALEKELG encoded by the coding sequence ATGACTAACGGCCCGGGAGAGGAGCCACCGGCGGACCGCAAGTCGCCGGTCGGAAAGCCCGTCATCCGCGGGGACGCGGCGATTACCGGTTCGCACGCACGAGAAGCAAAGGCGTTCGACCCGGACGACCCGGAGAGCGTCGCCGAGGCGGCGCGAACCGTCCGCGCGTTTGCGGGTGGCAGTCCGGGAAGCGAGGACAACGTATACATGTTGCGCGGAGCGGCGGCCTGTGCAGCGCTCGTCCGTGGCGTCGGGTCCTACAAAGAGGCCGCGGAACGAGCGGGGGGCGAAACGACGGTCTCCTTCATCCGAAAGTGGGCGCGGGTGCACGACCTCCCGCGGTCCATTCGACGCCACGTCGCCGTCGGCCACATCGCTCCGACGGCCGCCAAACACATCGCTCGGGTGGACGGAGACGCGCGCTACCAACTGGCGTGGGCAGTCCTCGACAACTCGCTGACTGTGCGCGAGGTGCGTGCCATCGTCAGCGACATCAGCGACGGGGTACCCCCGGAGCGCGCGCTCCGAAACCACGGCGTCACGCTCGGCGAGGTGACGCTTTCACTCCCACCGAACCTGTACCGCGAACTCCGCCGGGAGGCCGCGCTCGCGGACGAAGAACCCGAACACGTGATCGCTCGGGCGCTCGAAAAGGAACTCGGCTAA
- a CDS encoding VOC family protein produces MSDEPSTDGEAPITAERPDGAVPLTGTDHITLIGSNEEDTVEFYRDILGMPLVLRQPNLDAPNVTHLFFDSGDGRIITFFVEEGRQSNPAPQRTGIGAVHHLAFRFDPERIEEVRERLEAHGRRYNEFDRSIFYSLYTSDHNGLTIELTTDKFDIPDDRRAEVLAVAQRKREEDGSEYAKSEHLEAALEELGIPVEPADLPDAPTGAGGL; encoded by the coding sequence ATGTCCGACGAACCTTCCACCGACGGCGAGGCACCGATTACCGCCGAACGCCCCGACGGTGCGGTCCCGCTGACCGGAACCGACCACATTACGCTCATCGGGAGCAACGAAGAGGATACGGTCGAGTTCTACCGAGACATCCTCGGGATGCCGCTCGTCCTCCGCCAGCCGAACCTCGACGCGCCGAACGTCACGCACCTGTTCTTCGACAGCGGCGACGGCCGTATCATCACGTTCTTCGTCGAGGAGGGCCGCCAGTCGAATCCCGCGCCACAGCGAACGGGAATCGGCGCGGTGCACCACCTCGCGTTCCGGTTCGACCCGGAGCGAATCGAGGAGGTGCGCGAGCGTCTCGAAGCGCACGGTCGCCGATACAACGAGTTCGACCGGAGTATCTTCTACTCGTTGTACACCTCCGACCACAACGGGCTGACCATCGAACTGACGACGGACAAGTTCGACATCCCGGACGACAGGCGCGCGGAAGTGCTCGCCGTCGCCCAGCGAAAGCGAGAGGAGGACGGCTCGGAGTACGCGAAGAGCGAACACCTCGAAGCCGCGCTGGAGGAACTCGGCATCCCGGTCGAACCGGCGGACCTTCCCGACGCGCCGACGGGCGCGGGCGGGTTGTAG
- a CDS encoding oxidoreductase, whose amino-acid sequence MTDSGWTAERMPDMTGETVIVTGANSGLGYEVTRAFARTGATVVMACRRTNHAKTMKGKILTEAPDATLDVRELDLADLSSIRAFADGFESEYDDLRVLCNNAGVMAVPRDETADGFELQFGVNHLGHFALTGLLLDALLETDGKTRVVTQSSGLHENGEMDFDDLQGEREYDKWDAYAQSKLANVLFAYELDRRLGDAGIEDVASVACHPGYASTNLQGRGPRQEGSILRLWMMRIANAVLAQSAERGALPMLYAATAGGITGGEYVGPDGLMNMRGPPSVQSSSDRSYDEVVAERLWDSSEELTGVTYDFRRSKSVSH is encoded by the coding sequence ATGACCGATTCCGGGTGGACCGCAGAGAGAATGCCGGACATGACTGGCGAGACGGTAATCGTCACGGGCGCGAACAGCGGCCTCGGCTACGAGGTGACGCGCGCGTTCGCCCGAACGGGAGCGACCGTCGTCATGGCCTGCCGACGGACGAATCACGCGAAGACGATGAAGGGGAAAATTCTCACCGAGGCTCCCGATGCGACGCTCGACGTGCGCGAACTCGACCTCGCGGACCTGTCGTCGATTCGCGCTTTCGCGGACGGCTTCGAGTCCGAGTACGACGACCTGCGCGTCCTCTGTAACAACGCGGGCGTGATGGCGGTCCCGCGGGACGAAACGGCGGACGGGTTCGAACTGCAGTTCGGCGTCAATCACCTCGGACATTTCGCGCTCACCGGACTCCTACTCGATGCGCTGCTCGAAACTGACGGCAAGACGCGCGTCGTCACCCAGAGTAGCGGCCTGCACGAGAACGGGGAGATGGACTTCGACGATTTGCAGGGCGAACGTGAGTACGACAAGTGGGACGCTTACGCCCAGAGCAAACTGGCGAACGTGCTGTTCGCCTACGAACTCGACCGGCGACTCGGCGACGCCGGTATCGAGGACGTGGCGAGCGTCGCCTGTCACCCCGGCTACGCGAGTACGAACCTCCAGGGTCGCGGCCCGAGGCAGGAGGGTTCGATCCTTCGCCTGTGGATGATGCGCATTGCGAACGCGGTCCTCGCCCAGAGCGCCGAACGCGGTGCCCTGCCGATGCTCTACGCCGCAACCGCTGGCGGCATCACGGGCGGCGAGTACGTCGGCCCCGACGGGTTGATGAACATGCGCGGCCCGCCTTCGGTCCAATCGTCCAGCGACCGCTCCTACGACGAGGTGGTGGCGGAACGCCTGTGGGACTCCTCGGAGGAGTTGACCGGCGTGACCTACGATTTCCGACGGTCGAAGTCCGTCAGCCACTGA
- a CDS encoding Rieske (2Fe-2S) protein, translating into METDDAPCLTTVENLPENDSFLFTVRERDGSEEEVVLVHGDDCITAWKNFCQHETDQRLDRGFGAAMRDGDIICPKHGSMFDGCSGHCDNGKAAGSTLVSVDVTVDDGAVYLTDRTCEFAHEGGIEEDDEDDMPSSSSHLSF; encoded by the coding sequence ATGGAGACGGACGACGCACCCTGCCTGACGACGGTCGAAAACCTCCCCGAAAACGACTCGTTTCTGTTCACGGTTCGGGAACGCGACGGGTCGGAAGAGGAGGTCGTTCTCGTTCACGGCGACGACTGCATTACCGCGTGGAAGAACTTCTGCCAGCACGAAACCGACCAGCGACTCGACCGCGGTTTCGGCGCGGCGATGCGCGACGGGGACATCATCTGCCCGAAACACGGGTCCATGTTCGACGGCTGTTCCGGCCACTGTGACAACGGGAAGGCCGCCGGTTCGACCCTCGTTTCGGTCGATGTCACCGTGGACGACGGTGCCGTCTACTTGACCGACCGAACGTGTGAGTTTGCACACGAGGGCGGTATCGAGGAGGACGACGAAGACGATATGCCGAGTTCGTCGTCGCACCTCTCGTTTTAA
- a CDS encoding helix-turn-helix domain-containing protein, which produces MATAKLTITIPTDVWVGDLSTNHPTAEFRVLAALPAEQTGVGLLELTSTDIPSILREMAAYDDVLDVEPLRASEETALVRFETTDPILLLSMQESGVPLELPITFRDGEATLEITASHDRLSTLGTQLELFDIAFDVEFVREMTASERLLTERQRQLLTTAVECGYYDSPRTCTLTDLAAMADIAKSTASETLHRAEGKVIKQYVGTDE; this is translated from the coding sequence ATGGCGACCGCGAAACTCACGATTACGATTCCGACGGACGTTTGGGTCGGTGACCTTTCGACGAATCACCCGACCGCGGAGTTCCGGGTGTTGGCGGCGCTTCCGGCCGAGCAGACCGGCGTCGGACTCCTCGAACTGACTTCGACCGACATCCCGTCGATTCTCCGCGAGATGGCGGCGTACGACGACGTTCTCGATGTCGAACCCCTCCGCGCGTCCGAGGAGACGGCGCTCGTCCGGTTCGAGACGACCGACCCGATTCTCCTCCTCTCGATGCAGGAGTCGGGGGTTCCGCTCGAACTGCCGATAACCTTCCGCGACGGGGAGGCCACGCTCGAAATCACCGCCTCGCACGACCGACTCTCGACGCTCGGGACGCAACTGGAACTGTTCGATATCGCTTTCGACGTGGAGTTCGTCCGCGAGATGACGGCTTCCGAGCGGTTGCTCACCGAGCGCCAACGACAACTCCTGACGACCGCAGTCGAGTGCGGCTACTACGACTCGCCGCGAACCTGCACGCTCACGGACCTCGCGGCGATGGCCGACATCGCCAAATCGACGGCCAGCGAGACGCTCCATCGAGCGGAAGGGAAGGTCATCAAGCAGTACGTCGGTACCGACGAGTAG
- a CDS encoding MoaD/ThiS family protein, translating into MKTESNARVESGEKVESDGRTEPSEERPTAETTVEVRCTGHVRDAVGSPGLTFTFEGTTLREFLTAFFAEYDVEDMLIAETEADATTRGWATVPGELPGTWRKNPEGEQTRAYARVAINGTFNEHIDGLNTRLEDGDRVALMYPFIYCC; encoded by the coding sequence ATGAAGACCGAATCGAACGCAAGAGTGGAATCGGGTGAGAAAGTGGAATCGGATGGGAGAACAGAACCGAGTGAGGAACGACCGACGGCCGAAACTACGGTCGAGGTGCGCTGTACGGGCCACGTCCGGGACGCGGTAGGGTCGCCGGGGCTCACGTTCACCTTCGAGGGGACGACGCTCCGCGAATTCCTGACCGCGTTCTTCGCGGAGTACGACGTCGAAGACATGCTCATCGCCGAGACGGAGGCCGACGCGACGACGCGGGGATGGGCGACGGTCCCCGGGGAACTCCCCGGAACGTGGCGGAAGAACCCGGAGGGAGAGCAAACCCGCGCGTACGCACGAGTGGCCATCAACGGGACCTTCAACGAGCACATCGACGGGTTGAACACCCGATTGGAGGACGGGGACCGCGTAGCGCTGATGTATCCGTTTATCTACTGTTGCTGA